Below is a window of Dietzia timorensis DNA.
CCCGGCGAAGTCACCACCCTGCTGGGCCCGAACGGTTGCGGCAAGTCCACGCTACTGCGCAGTATCTCGCGGTTGCTTGAGCCCCGTGAAGGCAGCGTCGAGGTCGATGGGAGGAACGTCTACGACCTCCGCCCAAAGGAAGCGGCCCAGATCATCGCACTTCAGCCACAGACGCCGATCGCCCCTGATGGCCTGTCAGTGGGCGAGCTCGTCGCGCGGGGACGCTACCCGCACAGGGCGAGGTGGCGCGGCGAGTCCGCACACGATCGAGCCGTCATAGACAAGGCCGCTCACGAGGCGGAGCTCACCGAACTCATGGACCGTGATGTCGCCTCGCTGTCGGGCGGACAGCGCCAGCGCGCCTGGTTCGCGATGGCGCTGGCGCAGGAAACTCCTGTGCTGCTACTCGACGAGCCCACGACCTACCTCGATCCCGCGCATGCGATCGACATGCTGGGCCTCGTCAAGAAGGTTGCGCGAGAGGGTCGCACCGTGGTCATGGTGCTCCACGATCTGATGCTGGCGGGGATGTTCTCCGACCGCATGGTGATGATGCGTGACGGCGCCGTCAAATGCGATGGCAGCCCTGCCGAGGTATTGACACCGGCCAACCTCGAAGCGGTGTACGGCCTCGACGCGGAGATCATCGACGACCCGCAAGGCGGCTGCCCGATCATTGTTCCGCGCGGTTCGTTCAACGGTCGCGTGGCTGCCGGGGGCTGCTGACTTCCTAACCGGCCGCAGCCTTGCCGAGCTTCCAGTAGCCCATGAAGGACACCGCGCGCTTGTCCACGCCGAGCTCCTTCACCAGGTGTCGCCTCAGGCGAGTGACGGCGCCGGCCTCGCCCGCCAGCCAGGCGTAGTGCCCACCCGCGTCGACGTCGTCCGCGGTGTCCCAGAGCGCCTCGTCGGCGTCCGCGGTCTCGACGGGCTGGGGCTCATCCTGGGGAGCGCCGAGAAAATCGGGCCGCGCGTCGAGAAACTCGCGGACCTGCCGCTCCATCGCCTCGCCCGGGTTCTCCCCCGCCGTGCGTGCCAGCCGGTGCACCGTCCAGGCCGGGTCAGCCTCGAAATCGTCGAGGTCCGCAGACTCCGGCGCCTCGACGACGATGCACACGTCGGCTCCGTCGGGGATAGTCCCCGATTCAGCGATCGCGGCGACCGCCGGCAACGCGGTTTCGTCCCCTGCGATGAGGATCGTCGACGCGCCGCCCGGCTTCCATTCGATGCCGCCGCGTGAACGCGTCGATCGCTCGTCGGGCCCGACAACCGTGACCGGATCGCCCACGCTCAGCGAGTTGAGCCACCGCGCCGACGGGCTCGTGGTCCCGTGCAGAACGAAGTCGATCTGCAGCCACTTGCCCTCCGGATCGATCCGGCGCACGGTGTAGGTTCGCCACGTCGGAGGTGTGTCCATGGCGCGGGAGTCGCGGTAGAGATTCATCATGCCCGAGTCCTCGGGCCCGAGGTCGGGCATCGGAAGATGCTCGCCCGCCTGCTCGTCGAACGGCGGAAACAGAACCTTGATGCGCTGGTCCAGCCCTGCCCGGCCGAAATGCTGCAGACAGTCGCCGACCACCTGTACCCGCACCATCGAGGGGCGCGACGTGTCGATAACGTCGACAGTGGTGTTGAACAGCCGGTAGGAAGGCCTGTCTTGAGGTTCGTTCACCGTGGGGTCCTCTCGCCAAGCAGCAAGGGGAAGGGTATTTCCCTCCCCCGACTACTCAGCCCAACCTACCTGTTGTGAGTCTTACCTATCCACTCGGACTACTCGCCTTCTCCGAGAGTGACCTCAACCGTTTTCTCCTCGCCCTGCCCGCGAGTGGAATAAGTGAGAGTCACCTTGTCGCCGGGGCTGTGCGAACGCACGGCGGCCACCAGGGCGTCGCCCGATTCGATGTTTCGATCGTCGAGCTTGGTGACTACGGCGTCCTCGGGGAGACCGGCCTCCTGCGCCGGCCCGCCCTGCTCGACGCCAGCGATCTGCGCGCCGAGCACTCGGGATTCGTTGAGTACGCTCGCGCCCAGTACGGCCCGAGTGGCGTGCCCCTGCTCGATGAGCTGTGTGGCGATCCGCTGCGCTTGCTCGACAGGAATTGCAAAGCCGAGACCGATCGAACCGGCCTCCTGCCCGCTGCCGAGCGAGGCGATCGCGGAGTTCATCCCGACGAGGTTTCCACCCATGTCTACGAGCGCGCCACCGGAGTTACCGGGGTTGATCGCGGCATCGGTCTGGATCGCGTCGATGACAGTGGACTGCCCGGATTCGGCGCCACCGGCCATGACCGGACGGTTGAGCGACGAGACGATTCCCGTCGTCACGGTTCCCGACAATCCGAGTGGCGAGCCGATGGCGACGACATTCTGCCCGACCTGTAGATCGCCAGAAGAGCCGAGTGCGATGGGCTGGAGGTTGTTCCGGTCCTTCACCTCGATCACTGCGACGTCTGAGGCGGCATCCGCGCCGACGACCGTGGCCTCGGCGACCGTGCCGTCGTTGAAGGACACCTGGATCTGTCCGCCCTGACCGGCGACCGCGACGACGTGGTTATTGGTGAGGATCTTGCCGTCCTCGGACAAGATCACACCAGAGCCTTCTCCGCCTCCCGAGCGACCGACCGCCGTGATCGACACGACCGACGGAAGCACCTTCTCGGCCACGGACTCGACCGTGCCGTCGGTGGGCTCGGAGGCGGGCA
It encodes the following:
- a CDS encoding ABC transporter ATP-binding protein: MNSNSDAATDTSPPSPDNRGATISVSKLRSGYAAGPDIFSDVELTARPGEVTTLLGPNGCGKSTLLRSISRLLEPREGSVEVDGRNVYDLRPKEAAQIIALQPQTPIAPDGLSVGELVARGRYPHRARWRGESAHDRAVIDKAAHEAELTELMDRDVASLSGGQRQRAWFAMALAQETPVLLLDEPTTYLDPAHAIDMLGLVKKVAREGRTVVMVLHDLMLAGMFSDRMVMMRDGAVKCDGSPAEVLTPANLEAVYGLDAEIIDDPQGGCPIIVPRGSFNGRVAAGGC
- a CDS encoding siderophore-interacting protein — protein: MNEPQDRPSYRLFNTTVDVIDTSRPSMVRVQVVGDCLQHFGRAGLDQRIKVLFPPFDEQAGEHLPMPDLGPEDSGMMNLYRDSRAMDTPPTWRTYTVRRIDPEGKWLQIDFVLHGTTSPSARWLNSLSVGDPVTVVGPDERSTRSRGGIEWKPGGASTILIAGDETALPAVAAIAESGTIPDGADVCIVVEAPESADLDDFEADPAWTVHRLARTAGENPGEAMERQVREFLDARPDFLGAPQDEPQPVETADADEALWDTADDVDAGGHYAWLAGEAGAVTRLRRHLVKELGVDKRAVSFMGYWKLGKAAAG
- a CDS encoding S1C family serine protease, with the protein product MERNDNYGAANGEQSGADQNPQPQWNGAGHTAPIPQQSQGQPQGPQGIGRPPFAQQPQAGGQPFGQQTGQQAGQPGQLFGGPGAHNQPGGTQPQYYGGFTHDGGVPPYQGAAGPAEKKRSPRALTALGIVAAMVLAGGVGGVVGANYGGSSNSGNTILGASGGAASVPASEPTDGTVESVAEKVLPSVVSITAVGRSGGGEGSGVILSEDGKILTNNHVVAVAGQGGQIQVSFNDGTVAEATVVGADAASDVAVIEVKDRNNLQPIALGSSGDLQVGQNVVAIGSPLGLSGTVTTGIVSSLNRPVMAGGAESGQSTVIDAIQTDAAINPGNSGGALVDMGGNLVGMNSAIASLGSGQEAGSIGLGFAIPVEQAQRIATQLIEQGHATRAVLGASVLNESRVLGAQIAGVEQGGPAQEAGLPEDAVVTKLDDRNIESGDALVAAVRSHSPGDKVTLTYSTRGQGEEKTVEVTLGEGE